The Pirellulales bacterium genome segment CCTGGCTGGCACGCTACCGTCGACACAGCCGCGACTATGAACACAACACGGAAACCAGTGAAGCGATGATTCTCATTTCCATGATCGCCCTGATGTCACGCCGCCTCGCTCACAAAAAGTGACTTTGAAGACTTGTTCTAATAGTCAACGGCGTCGCCTGGACAGTGACAGTCCGAATGAAGGACGGCGCTTACAGGGCGCGGTGGTTCTGCGGGGCATGTTCCAATCACAGTCCAACTTCGTTCACGGACTCCTCTGTCGCTGCAATGGTCAAGCTTGCCGCCGATAACTTGGAGCAACACGTTAATACAGTCCATGGGTAGTGATCGCGGTCTCACAACAACGAAATGCTCGAACCTGCCGACAAACGTGAGATTCGGTTCCCGGCGTTTCTGGTCGGCGCGGAGACGCCTTCTGGATGCTATGCCGTCGTTCTAGTCGACGACGGCAAGTGGCTTCCGCTATTTGAGAGCGAAGAGTCGGCGCAGCTATATCTTGAACGTGTTGACGCCGACGCGGATTGCATGCCACTGGCGGTTGATCGCGAGGCGCTGAGAATCTCTATGCTCGCACATCCAGACATCCGCGGTTGTATGTTCAATCCCCACTTGGACAGCCCGTGGATCGAATACATCGAACGGCACAACTTTCTCTGATGCATTAAGCCCGCGCGTGACTAGCGGTATTACGCTTGACGACCAAAGTGCACAAGTTTCTGCCACTGCTTGAATACGGTTACGGAGCATCCATATAGTTCGTTCGTCAGCACCGCCGGTGCTGATAGCCCTACTGGTGAACCGTCAGGATCTTAGTCCATTCCTGGCGGCCTTCTTTATGCGCGCGACGAGGATTTCGAAGGGGCGGCGCAGCGACGAATACAGGCACTGCTCGTCAATCGGCCAAGGCGCGCATTTTTCGAACAACGTTTGACAGCCGCGATCGTTCCATGCTAGATCTTTGCTGCTCGATGATGCGCGTCACCCGAGCATTAGCCGCCAGTTATCCGAGCCGGGACTGGCGGCTTTTTCGTGCGCGTCGTTGCCGAAAATCATCACTTGATTAAATTGGATCTCGTTGCCCTAGCCTTTTCTGGCAACATGGGGTCGCCAGGTTCTAGCCCACCTCACGGCCCTTTTTCATGCGCGAAATTGCCGTCGGCCTGACAACGATTGCTGGGACTGCCGACCCTCTCTCTCAAATGGAACCAGCCATGACGCATAAGCCTGTAATTGCGCAAGAATGGACCTGCGACGCGTGCAACAAAACAGAACAAACGGGCGTCGTCATGCTGCCTGAAGGCTGGACAAGCGGAACGCGAGTGCCGATGAGAGAAACTATCAAGGTGGTCGACCTTTGCCAGGATTGTTCTCGGGACCCCACGAAGGCGATTGAGAAGTGCTATCGCCGGATGCGAGATTGATTATCGCCTTCGCCGCTCCCTGACGTCAGCGATCGACGATTCGACCCCGACCTCGTCACGTCGCGCCTGTCGCCAAGGGAACTACCACCGGCTGGCGGCCTTTTTCGTGCGCTCGGCACGCACTCCGCGACCTACACTTATTTGCCGACCTTCCCTCCCCACGGTCGAGCCGTCCAGGTTTTTTCATCAGGCCTGGACGGCTTTTTTCGTTGCTAGCTTCCGCATGTGCTCACGGTGGAACACACGCCGGCCGATACTACGGACGTGGCGCATCCGGCAGGGTAGCCACAGAATGGCCGTGGCGACTTGCTGCGGCCTTTTTCACGCGCTCATCTTCCGCAGCGGCATTGCCGATACTGTCGATATCTGGGGAAACCCGATGACCGATAGGCCGCAGCGTCAACTTGGCGCTTGCGGCCTGTTTTCGTGCGCTCACTCGCTGGCCAACCTCTGCTAGTTCAGGCTCCAGTGAGATATAATGCAAGCATGAGCAAAACGTGCGACTCACCCTCTGATGGAAGGCCGCCGGATAAAAGCGCCGATAGGGCCAAGACGCACTTGCAATGCGTTGGCAGCTTCAAGGCGTACACCCAAGAGGGTGAAACCCACACGGTCGAGATTTGGACACATTTCGGCGCGCTGCACGATCGAGACCGAACTCGCGTCGAGCCGACGCTCTTGGTGCTAACGACAACGACCGGCCATGGCGTGGACCGAATAGCGCAAGGCGAATACCGGCTGACTGACAACCCTGAGATCAGCCTCTCTACCGACGACCCGGCTGCGCCCTAGGGCAACGCTCAGCATGCTGGCCTATCGCCGTCGTCGCTGAGTACAATTGCGGCATGCGCGAAGAGCAGCCCACTCGGCGACGATTGTTCCAGTTGGGATTGCTATTAGTAATCGCCGCGACTGGTTGCGGCTGGACGGCGCCGCGTCCCGGCTCCGACGATCAGCTCCACGCCCATGAGCACGACCCGGACGAGGTGCCAAGCACGGAAGCCGACGTGGCAATGCCCGCAAACTACGCGGAAGCCGTGAAGCGCGTCCGCGAATATGCCACGACGATTAAGGTGGCCATCGTGGCCGAGACGCCGAGCAAAGCTCACCGGCCGTTAGACGAGCTGGATATCGTCATCGGCAAGCTAATGCCCATCGTCAAAGACAGCAACGTGCCGCGGACCGACTGGGAAGAATCAACCTCACCCGTTGTGACCTACGGGAACACTTCGACAAGCTCCACGCCACAATAGATGGCGGAGAGAAGCCAGATTGGTCCGCGGCAGGGTTGCCGGTCGAAAGGGACTTGGCGAAACTCGAAGCAATGGCCGCACGAAAGGACTGACATTATCGGTCCAACGGAGCCGCTGAGCGTGCGAGGCCCGCGGTTCGTCGAATTGTCAAAGAGCTCCGGCAAGCCGGCCTCGTAGCGTCTCTCCTAACGCAGCGCAGGGCGGTCCGCCGACCCCACGCTCATATCCGCGACCGGCCGTTACGCCGTCAGTGCGGCGTTCGGTACAATCGGCGAATGAACATGGGGTCGCCAAATCGCCGCCGTTGGTTCCGGTGTAGACTGGGGACCATGCTGCTGTGGGTGTCAGGATTGGCCCTCTTCATCGCCTACAACGTCAACTGGATTCGCCAGCGGGTAGGCTTTCATGCGCACGAAAGACCAGACGGCGCGTCATCGGACGTATACGTTAGAGCGCCCGCCCTACTTTGGATGTTCGAAGAAAGTGGGCACTAGGAAACTGGTATGGTGTCCCGGTCGAATAGTGGCACGTACGCGACGATCGTCGAGGTATCGCCCTCGCATTTGGGGCATCTCACATTCGTATCCAGCATTTGCCTGGGTTCAGGTCTCTTTCCAGCTACCAGACTCGTCGCGTCTCAGCGGTCTCTGCGCCCACGTGTTCTTACCGCCGTATTCTTTGGTGAAATGAATCCGCGTTGCTTCCGCTTGGCGCTTTATCTTTTCAAAACAAGCGCATGCGTCAGGGAATGCTGTAGCGTTATCGAAGGTCGCAAAGAAGATTTCTTTACCTTCATCATCGTACGCCCTCACACAGTAAGTAGCCGGCTCAACTGAATGCATGTTTTTCCTAGGCGAATGCCACGTCGAATGCCATGAAATGAAAACCGGGCCTAGGTGGGGCAGAACCTAGGCCCGGCTAATTGCAGAGTACGTGTACCCCGCAATAAGAACTCTAGCAGTGGGTCGCGATGGGTCAAGAATGCTGACGGTCTACGTCAGCCACCCAGCGGCCAGCCAGGAGCAGCTAAGCACCCAAGGCCGAAGATTGAACACTGCACAATGGCTATCCGACCGGTG includes the following:
- a CDS encoding IS4/IS5 family transposase; translated protein: WLARYRRHSRDYEHNTETSEAMILISMIALMSRRLAHKK